Within Styela clava chromosome 8, kaStyClav1.hap1.2, whole genome shotgun sequence, the genomic segment CCAGTAGAAGACAACACTTCCAATGTAAACCATGGTGCACAGGAAATCAAACAGTTGTACAATAAAGAAAGGTAGGATAAACCCAGCACGATTctaaaaagttaaaataaaccAGGGCTATTGAACCAGGGCTTAGTAGTGTTAGTACATATTATTTccttcaaatataaaaaactaattATCTTAGGAATGATTCCATTGTTTGTGTGTCTCAATTAATTTGTATGATGTGTATGTATCTGATTTAGGCTACAGTGTTATTTGTTatctatatattattaatttaataataagcCCAAGTCTATTTTCAACCAGGAAATGTAcaatcaaaatattatcaaacaatCCAAGCATAAATTTAACATGTTTGCTGATTTAGacaatgaaaaatgttttcattttttgtaatttattaaattcaaaccagaaaaatattgttttaaaatactCTTCTGTGAACCACATCTCATAGttgatattttacaaaaattcaatATGTGTGAAATAAGTTATGACACTCTGTTGTAACAACCAATATACAATGGATGATTCACGCACATATGGTAATTCACTTAATAAACAAGAATGGCACTATATGAAATATGAAACCAAAGTATGAAAGGAAATCACACTCTTGAAAACAACTAAATTCATTTGTAATGGAGTTTTTTCAGTTATATTTGTTCATCCGGCTTGGGTGTGTACTGTGTAGTCAATTGGACGATTTCATgatagaaaaataataataatacagtattaaaatggaattttatgacgGTAGGGCTAGATGTAATCAAGATTAAAATATGAAGGAAATATATTTAACACCTGATTTAAATAGGGCTAGATAACAAAACTTGTCATAAGATAAGACACACATTGATGctcatcatcaaaattaaaacttttctaGATCAGTTCATTTTCAACAATCTAAAAAGTACCACATATGTTCTTCCACAGAGGTTAAAAAATCTCACACATTATTACAGTTTGATaacatatattttaatatactgAAGACAAAATGAATTCTTATATTACTTATGGGAACTCGTATCAAGACAATATTTACCATTTTCGATTAAGAAAATAATAGGGttacaaaaatttattcaaatcgatgtgttaattttttttaataaacttaAAATGAGGATGAAACATGTCCTTTGtgtgcaaaaaatattattttaaaaacagtaaCCAACCATTGTTGGGAATGGAAAATTGAAGTactatagaatatatattttgagtaTACTGCTGTTTAATGAAATTAATTAACATTCTCTcagaaatttatcaatattcatatCTATTCGTTAATAATATTTACCTTGACAACTCCATAAATAGCAGAGGTGGCAATCAGTAAGAAGAAAAGTCCATTCACAAAAAGCACCCACagagctgaaaaaaaaaataaataaatattcggTAAGAAAAACATGGACAGATAACTTTATTACGAATATAAATATTCCACCATGTTAGTTATCAATCTGACAAACCAGATATAACCAGAAAAGCTTAATAAAAGCTGATGcacatatatttcaaatttgtttattcCTATAATGTATTATTGCCATCtctttcattcaaaaatatgaaCATTAAAACTGTAATACTATACAACATACTTTGGGTTGTTGTCAGGTCAGAATTGTATGAAAACATGGTTGACTGCAGAGAACTTCCATTTTCGAAATTGATGAGCCCACTTAGAGCTAATGTGGCAATTACGATTCCGAAGAGAGCAATCACCTGTGGAAAAAAATGTAAGACTTAGGATCAGGAATATAATCATATGAATTGATTTCTATTAATACATTGTGGATATTGCCAAATTAGGTTTTATTAATTTGCAATTAATTTGCAGCCTTGTCCACTTTAATTGCACCTAAACAAATAGACCTAATATGAAATCCACAATATGTGAAGATGAGTGTATGAAGATATATTGATACGATCAGTAAAATGATATCGAAAATGGATTTTTGTGTAATAAATCAGCTGTTGTTTTATATTAagattttcttcaataatttAGTTGAAAACCTTTTTGAGTCAACAAAATAGGATTTTTTAATAACTTTgccaataaaaatgtaaatgcTATCATAACAATTTAATCAcagtattaaaatatttaatattcaatataaaaaaattttttttatacaattaatAAACAACAATCTAACCAAATGCAGAAGAGCATAGATAATTGTCCCAGCATTAACATGACAGCAGAAACAGCATGTGGGCGGCTTGCTGTGGCTTCTCATGACGAATCCTTTGGTTCTTGTCAAGGAATTTCTATCAAAAACTGGATGAAACTTGAAAATCTTTCTCATGTATATAGATCTGAATTATTTCTTTCTGTagttatttataaaattagttCGTATCTCAATTCAATATTCagtatttaaatttttctatCCAAATGATGATAATCATTAATGTTAAATACAACATGCATAGATCAATATAAGTATGAATGATGTTTAGTACAGTACGGTACAGTTCACAGATTTCAAGAATAGCCCCCACATTAAAAGACATCGATTATGAATAGTGAGTGCAATCCTTTCATTTATGAGACCGTCTGGGCCTCCATATCAGCACAAATCACCACTGCGAAATAAACTAAATGAAAGCGTAATCAAAAAACGACACCACAGAGAATGGGAAGAAATTGGATTCCAGAGAAAAATAATCATCCAATttaccataaaaaaaattttactttggAATTTGACAGTTTTTaacaagaaaacaaaattttcggTGACGGGCGTCACACGTCGTGCCATACTCCCTTGTTTCAGAGACAAATAGatagtttgttttattgaatcaaGTATCTTAATATCTGGACATCTTGGAATCGGTGAATTGTGCCCTACTGTAGTACCGTTAGCAATTTATAACTATCAGCAATTTGAAACGTCACCACACATACAGGTTTAGAATTTATAGTACCTTCTGCCAATAGTTAGttgaaattacaaattgaaatattctgatattgcaaaatgaatattttgtaatataacCCCGAAAACTTGGACCATGACCTGAACCAATCCTGTGCTTGTCAAGTTTACTAATTTCAGAACTTTCTCTTTGCATGGATTTTTAGATCTGTTCGTTCAGTCTTTGTACTGCAGCGTGTATTGTCTGTTCAATACAGCAATAtgcgggtctcatgtagtttcttacctaacataaaaatttggcaagctctatgacgtgattgtgatgtcgtagtgacgtaatttttggatggcgtagtcagatgggggttaggattgacatttaggtacgaaactacacgagaccccaatATGATGATATGTCTGTAcgcagtacggcacactatccaaattccaagaatttttcaccatttggttcaataaaacaaacactctacggtatgtgtctcacaaacgaggggcgtctgtCACCACGTCAGATGCAtcatatcgcgccatgcttgtttcaataataatctaaattaatcgcggccgtcacgtgaccaaaattgccgttttttgctaaaaactttTGAATGCCAcggcaaaatttttttccttcGGTAAATCGGTTTATTTTTTCCCGAGAAATGCAATGATGACGTTATCAGATTGCGCttctttgtagtattttgcgcaacttcattatactgtatttttaccaatattgagtgacaacaatgtccagacttctcccaaaggaggggtgtctgatcattgGTATAACaggtttctctgaaacgagacaatgtcacccgatctgtatagtgtgccgtaccggtactggtatcgtaccggtaccggtatgtgcTACGTCAGTAcggtaggataggataggatttacatatttatcccgggggagaggaaagccgataagacggcttatccatatggcgaaccacggcctctcgtccggttaccattccaagtcgggtatgggattagtttttactgtattgtttgtttttcggaagcatggacttggtggtggaggaagccgtaaccgaccagcggttacgtgaaccacccaacgacggcgaggagtccagcaatcctctcgcacataaccatccctgcatgggattcgaacctgcgaacccacgcagagtgattagaggtgcggtggcgagcgtattcctaacgcttagcccgttgagccacaccgccgcgccacgGTACGgtctgacggtacggtaccatACTCTGTGATGGGGATGAAATCGAaagggataggataggataggatttacatatttatcccgggggagaggaaagccgataagacggcttatccatatggcgaaccacggcctctcgtccggttaccattccaagtcgggtatgggattagtttttactgtattgtttgtttttcggaagcatggacttggtggtggaggaagccgtaaccgaccagcggttacgtgaaccacccaacgacggcgaggagtccagcaatcctctcgcacataaccatccctgcatgggattcgaacctgcgaacccacgcagagtaattagaggtgcggtggcgagcgtattcctaacgcttagcccgttgagccacaccgccgcgtatatctgtatatacaaATAATACTGTCAGTCAGTCAGTGTAGTAAGGGCCTAACAACTGGACGAACATGTAATCTACCGTAATCTTAACCAACGTAGGCCTACCGGTACCGCGACGGTAACTACCGGTACTGACTGAACTGGAGTGCTGGACTAATAGACAGAAGGGTTACGATTACAAGTTGAGGtatggtaaaaaaaaaactggtacGTCATATGGTACTATTCAGATACAACCCAAAACAATCAAACGTGAGCTCTAACAGACAAAACGACTGAACCGACCTCGAGGATTTCCAGAATGCTCGGCGATGTACGTTACGTATGTAGAGTCAGGTGACTGATATAGAGTCACGAAACAGCGACGCAAGGCATATTGAGAAAATAACTACGAACAAAAGCTGTAAGTCGAACCTTGAccccaaaaaatattttacattctcattttttttatttttacgagTTGGCGCAAGACGAGGCCGTtcatctttcagtttcgtagcgcacacgAAGTAACTAACTGGAACTAATTTTAAAATACTGCTTAGAAACTTAGAAACTGAAGTTGCCTGTTTGTCTGACAAATCTATTTTATGCGTTTTACTCTACCCACGATGACAGCATTCTGCTTGTGCtcagatttcaaatttaaaactttCTAATCACCATCATTATGTTTTCAATTCtatatttcgaaaatatttgattGGAATGATATTCATGAATTCtctcaaatttttatattttaaatcattGAATATAGAAATATTCCGTATAGTAATAAATAATTCAGGTGATCAAAACATAACTGTTGAAATACGAAGCAAAAAGAAGATATATTACCgatattattcaatttcagGAGGGAAAAAATCTATGCCATCCGTTAGATTTTATGTTACTGAATATCAATATAAAGCAGAGATCATAATATCTGAAATTTTTACTTTTGCTGTTTGAATATTTGATGACATGACCACTCAACTTGACCTCACCGACATTATGGAAATATTACCATTCACTAATCTACAATATCGTATGATTGTCGACGAAAGAATATCtcataattgaaaaataatcatCAGAAATTGTAAAACGGTCCAATTCCGTGTGTTCGTGCCCTTTTTTGAGTCTAAATATGTATcctgaatattcaatttcatttcGTTGTGTTTTCAATCTTATGTTAAATGATAATcgtatttaataaaattatatgtttaaatcggatttaataaaatgtttaagTGAATAAGTAATGTCTAAACATGTACATAAAAATCACCGGGACTCGGACATAATTAAATAGACCACGTTATTATCGGCGATTTTTTATGAGATGATTAATGAATGCGAGTTTCAGCACACACATCCTTTCTGTAATGCTTAAAAACTTGACACATTACCAGAAAGGTGAGTGTTCAAACCAGCCTCATATCAgaactttgaaattttcttgttttgataactgTGTTTTTTGCTTATTAAGAAACTAACGTGCAAATCAAATTATTACTGCGGAAGTATCTGACTACAATGCTCAGCATTATTCCATTTATAGATTAATTTCGAATTTTTGCGTTATTATTAAGTGGAAATTTCAGCACACACAACCATTGTATAATGGTACAACTAGATACATTTTCAAAAAGGTTAAGATTACTTTTGGCGCTATTCtatattgtataaaatatagGGTTTGGAAATACCTTCCATTTAatgttgaatatttaaattctatagtctatattatgtattgtaatatatatatatatatatatgtaatataaaataacaatattgGGCGCTCCCGGAGTATGAGCATCAAGATGGCACACTAGctgaaccctaacttggtagACCTGGAAGAAAATgttaatgtatttttatatgttAATTGATCTAAAGATGTCTGTCGcaagttataaaaaaaaaaattcacgaatCTTGATGTCGTAAGCACTAAGCAGCGCCGCGAAACACCAAAAGTCTCTTTGGCGTGGTTCATACAGTGGTACATAAAACAGATACCAGTGAGTCTTGTTAGAAGATGTATATTCTGAAACAAACCACAAGAAATATCCGAAGGGGCGTTGTTTTTGGTAACTGCTTAATTTGAAGTTGATGATGGAATGAGTGTTTCAGCACACACATCTTTTCTGTAATGTTAGAATATATGACACATTCCCAGAAAAGTAAAGTGTTTAAATCAGTCTCATAGTAAACTTTGGAAATTTCCTGTTTTCCTAAACATATCGATGATGATGCTCCAAGGTCGTATTTGCATGTGCTTTGTGACCATCCTAATTGTGAACTGTTCTTCCGTACCGTGTGTGATGCAGATCCCTAGAGACACCTTGACCTCAACATGTATTGATAGTCTCCCAGCACAAGTTGATTATTTCGTCGTGTTTCAGTGATAATTACAAACAAATCAAATCAATACCACTCGTATATACGTTATTCTATTTCTATTTATAACTTCATTCTGATTTATGATGTTGTCACTGAGTGAAAGTTTCAGCACACACAACCTTTCTGTAATGGTTACAACAAAATACATTGCCAGAAAGTTGAAGTGTCAAAACCAGCCCCATTTTAAAGAATGTTATTTTGCGCAAATTTGTTGCACATACCAATGCTTGTAAATCGACACCTCTTTTCAGAAACGTACTTCGGAAAAGTATGTGAACTCACAAAAGTCAAAATTTCACACACCTCACATGACTTCTGATCGACAAACGGGCCCTTATAAACAAAACGTCACCGAAAGacgaatatatatacatatattttttttctttacttTTTCATCATCAGACTATTCCTTAATATAGATGTAATCTATTGTTTACTCGTTTTTCCTCAAATTTTTATTCTCAGATGTCACTCGTCGAACGAAAATCTTTACCTACTAATGCTCTTGGTTGGAGATATACATCGATGATTGAGAGAGAGAGTTTCAGCACACACAACCTTTCTGTAATGGTTAGAATACATGACACATTCCCAGAAGGGTGAAGTGTTTGAACCACACTCATAATAAACTTTGAAAACAACCTGATGAGCTATTTTCTTTGTCCTATTGGTATGACCTGCTTCAAGTCAATATTTGCAGGTTTGATGCAACCATCTTACTTTTGGACTGTGCTTTCGCATATTGTGTTGTGCAGGTCAAAGGTTAGGACAGCATGTAGCAATTTACGGTATGCATTAGTGACACCTACAAACTAatcgaaaaaataaatactagGAAAATATTTGGCTGGAATGATTTCGAGAATTTACTCCTATCAAATGAACAATAATAAATCTCTTCCATTTGGATGTAATCATTGAGCGAAAGTTTCAGCACACACAACCTTTCTGTAATGGTTAAACTAGATACATTTTCAGAAAAGTGAAGTGTCAAAACCAGCCTCATTTCGAACGAAAAATGTTGATGTGATCTTCTTCAAGTCAGTATTTGCATGTACGTAGCTACCATCCGAATATTGGATTATTCTTTCGTTAGCATGTGTGGTACGGGTCCAGCTTATAATCGGGACGAAACCATAGTTTTATGACGTCAAGGTGAAGTTATATTCATGATTCAGTGACGCCTACTaacaaatcaaattaatactCAATCGAACTTAAATACTGAATCGAATGATCTTGAGAATTAGCTCCAATCTTATCATTTATTGTATTCATTTTGATGTTATCATTGAGTGAAAGTGTCAGCACACACAGTCTTTCTGTAATGGTTAGAAATTCGATACATTTTCAGAAAGGTGAAGTGTCAAAACCATCctcattatcaaaaaatatttttagagcACTTTTGTTTGTATAGATTATAAGATATGAGAACATATCGCATACTAGTGTTGTTATAACTAATTGAGACAatttttcttcttatatatatataactgaaGTTATTAAAATAACCAAGTTCAGGTGTGACATGCTTTTCACGTCAGCTGTCTTTAAAATATAGTCATCgttgttttttcaaatgcaaaaaGTGCTTTTGTGCGCAAATTAGAGTCGAAACTTGTATAAATTCGTCAAGGTTTGTGTATATTATCAGCTTTAGCAATATCAAACGGAGCTATTTTATGACGTCAATATAAATCGCTTGAAATCCTGTATAATACATTAGGAGTGTACATTACATTATTAAAAAGCTGCCTAATTGTACTGGCATTCATACGTATACAGTTTATTTTTATAGACGTAGTATATATGCATGAACCAGCTCTTCACTACTTATCACTTGAAGTAAAAGTGTGTTTTGCTTGTTTCCACATTTTGGTTCGGGTTGTCGGTTTTGATTTTGGAATCTAATTTACCTTTGTTGAATTTGGTCTTGCAACGATTTATCACTTACTCATCCATTGATGTTACAAGTTGTCATATTGCATCAAATCGTTACCATTTTCATCACTTATCCGTTTCATTGAACATAAAGGTTTATATGTAATCCATATGAAGATCATTTTGCGACCCATTATGTCCCATGAACTTCAATATTTTAACAAGCACCTTAAAACTTCACTGAAACCCACGATGTGTATTACTCATCGATACCAGGTAGCTCTACACCTATCAGTGTCTACTTGTCTAGAGTCTTGTTCCAAGAGATTCTGAAATTCTTGTGATAATCGCTTTGATTTACACATGAAGTTGATGATTGAGTGAGAGTTTTAGCACACACATCCTTTCTGTAATGTTTGGAACTTATGACACATTCTCAGAAAGGTGAAGTGTTTAAACCAGCCTCATTATGAATTTTTGAATTCTTGATACATtagcaaaaatagaaaatttttaacTGATAGACAATTTACAATTGCCAATATTGTTGTGTAGCGCGCAGCTTCTCAGGGAACGAGAGTTTATTCGATTTGAAAGAACTGTAGTCTGTCGAACTCACGGGATTTATGATACTGCAAACGACAATGTTAAAAATTCTTGATTCAGCAAGCCGAATGTCAATAGTTCTAAAATTGTTTTGCTGCAAAACTAATGGGACTGCAAAATCCCATATAGACATACTAAATATGCGAATTTAAATGAAGGCAATTTATTTGTATTAGGACCTCCCAAATAATGATATAACGCTCTGATCTCCGTTAGGTTATACGTTCAATATGTGCTTCTTATTGAGATAAAATTTATACAATGAAACGCGATATATTATGTGGTAATTGGCAGTAAATGTTTTAACAAAGTCAGCACACTTGAGGTATAGTCCCAAAAATAAAGTGCTTTCAATGACATGGGGTGATTACTAGCGCATTCGTTTCCAACCTGGATACGGCTGCTTGGAGAAGGTAATGAATGATTCGCTATCATCAAATCTGAGATTCAACTTGTTATTTTATTCacgtattttaaaaatatgtacgAATTCTGGAGAAAAATACTCCAACTTCATTATTGGATCACCGCAAGCATCCCCATCATGATGCTTCTTCACAAGTTCAcctgaaaaaaacaaaacatcttATCTACTAATTTTGAGCTTATGAGTAAATAGAATCAATTTTGCTACGATGATCACCGAGAAGCTGTTTCAAGCACACACACGCTTTCTGTAATGCtaatttattaaaacatttGCAGAAAGGTGAGGTGTTAGAACCAGTCTCATACTTTATTTCTATCCAGTTCAAAAATGTTtctcacttggctagttcctgaactcgtaatataactaaaataaggaaaattggaataagcAAAGCCCTTTCATATAGATATCAATCATACTACTTTTGGCCGTGAATAAATCAGAGATAAATTACCCTTTCAAACTTACTTTAACATTACTTCAGGCATGGTTGATATATAAGTCGAAGATGACTTCCCGAGTTAGTCAGTTTTATCGTCGATTGCGTCGCAGCATCTTTTGGCGATCCAATTACATTTTCCTTCCTCCGTATCGTTTTCAGGGCCGAAGAACCGCGTCAAGTACTGGAATCGTTCATGATGAATTAGTGTAACATCGAAACATGCAAGTGCCATACGGTATAGTCGAAATTGTAACATCTGGGTCATAACAATACCATAAAATTGTGGgaaaacaattcaaaaagaCGTATTCCTAGCATACATGCTGTTCTAGGTCAGAAAAGAGCATACCAAACGTTTAACGTATACAATGCGCCTGAACATGTCATGGCGCGCGAAAATTGCTTGTTGTattatactacgggagtaataATGACGTGACGCATTTCCAGTGTTCACGCAGCGCCGTGATTTATACACATCCATAGTATATTAAATATACTCATAGCAATATTTCATCAACATAAATCTGCATGGGAACAGTTAGTATACTGGTGTGAATATCGCACATTTCTTTCGcggaaaaatatattatgaaaatgcATTAGTTGAATTAAGTGACGTGTCAAATCGTTCCCCAATGACCCATTCTACGCAAATGCAACATATTGGGTTCTCATGCAGGTTAATCTGATTGAAACAAACACCACAGAAATTTCATTCCGAAGTACCTAGGACAGCATTATCAGTAAACAATTACAGCacctatattttaaaactacaCCAAATGAATCATATTATGGGTTCCTTTTCAATGTATGTCACCCCTTTTCACATTTGTTACATAGATCAGAATCGTGCTTAAATTAGTTAGTTGGTCAAAGTCAACCTGAACGAACGATTTTGCGCGCCAAAATTGGCTTGCGTATTGGTTCAAAATAAGCGCTCTGTCAACGGACAAATTGTTTGTTGAGTATTCACTCAGCCAGCACTAGAGGCTGAAAATGGCTGAATTGGTAAAAATCACTGCAGATTTTTACAGTTGAAATTGAAGTTACAATTTAATCCAATCTATCTATCATTTAAAATAAGATAAGGATGTCAATTTATGTATAAGATGAGATTGTGAGGAACAGATGTAATTAAGTGATAAGCACCTTTCGACTAGTATTTC encodes:
- the LOC120345329 gene encoding lysosomal-associated transmembrane protein 4A-like codes for the protein MRKIFKFHPVFDRNSLTRTKGFVMRSHSKPPTCCFCCHVNAGTIIYALLHLVIALFGIVIATLALSGLINFENGSSLQSTMFSYNSDLTTTQTLWVLFVNGLFFLLIATSAIYGVVKNRAGFILPFFIVQLFDFLCTMVYIGSVVFYWPSFKYKLMQCQHMPEGWKETLMNMDERWLACIVFLFLFVVIFIKCYFISMVYRCYKHITMQVIMQRRGQSEISVVSNAQEKPLSIHIYNPPKYDDIQKVPLVDDAEEYDMGPPPYEQA